One region of Acidovorax sp. T1 genomic DNA includes:
- the hutG gene encoding N-formylglutamate deformylase: MTNTANTAPPPSFNFYQGTQPLLISMPHAGTYVPPALAARFTEEARQVPDTDWHMERLYAFAKDMGASILVATHSRYVVDLNRPPDGASLYPGQSVTGLCPVDTFDDTPIYANGDVPDDAEVAGRRDAVWAPYHAQLRAELDRIRALHGVAVLWDAHSIRSVLPRFFDGKLPDLNLGTANGESCDPALAQEVLSIAKQASGYTAVLNGRFKGGHITRTYGQPGQGVHAIQLEMTQCSYMQEALPFDYLPEVAAGVQPHLRRMLEAVLAFAARQAPKG, translated from the coding sequence ATGACCAATACCGCCAATACCGCACCACCACCGTCGTTCAATTTTTACCAGGGCACGCAGCCGCTGCTGATCTCCATGCCCCACGCAGGCACCTATGTGCCCCCGGCGCTGGCCGCTCGCTTCACGGAAGAAGCCCGCCAGGTGCCCGACACGGACTGGCACATGGAGCGCCTCTACGCCTTTGCCAAAGACATGGGGGCGTCCATCCTGGTGGCCACGCATTCGCGGTATGTGGTCGATCTGAACCGCCCGCCCGACGGCGCCAGCCTGTACCCGGGCCAGAGCGTCACCGGCCTGTGTCCTGTCGATACCTTTGACGACACACCCATCTATGCCAACGGTGATGTGCCAGATGACGCAGAGGTTGCTGGGCGGCGTGATGCGGTCTGGGCGCCGTACCACGCGCAACTGCGCGCAGAGCTGGATCGCATCCGCGCTCTGCATGGCGTGGCGGTGCTGTGGGATGCCCATTCGATCCGCTCGGTGTTGCCGCGCTTCTTTGACGGCAAGCTGCCGGATCTGAATCTGGGCACGGCCAACGGCGAAAGCTGCGACCCTGCGTTGGCGCAAGAAGTGCTGTCGATTGCGAAGCAAGCCAGTGGGTATACGGCAGTGCTCAATGGCCGCTTCAAGGGCGGGCACATTACACGCACCTATGGCCAGCCGGGGCAGGGCGTGCATGCCATCCAGTTGGAGATGACCCAGTGCAGCTATATGCAAGAAGCATTGCCATTTGACTACCTGCCCGAGGTGGCTGCGGGCGTGCAGCCGCACCTGCGGCGCATGCTGGAGGCCGTGCTGGCGTTTGCCGCGCGCCAGGCGCCCAAAGGCTGA
- the def gene encoding peptide deformylase — protein MTIHTILKMGDSRLLRIAQPVQRFDTDALHLLVRDMFDTMRSVNGAGLAAPQIGVDLQVVIFGSADANPRYPDRPLVPPTVLLNPVITPVGAEEDEDWEGCLSVPGLRGKVPRWSRIRYMGFDPYGDPIDRTVDGFHARVVQHECDHLIGKLYPMRVRDFAQFGYTEVLFPGIGAAEDE, from the coding sequence ATGACCATTCATACCATTTTGAAGATGGGCGATTCGCGCTTGCTGCGTATTGCCCAGCCCGTGCAGAGGTTTGATACCGATGCGCTGCATCTGTTGGTGCGCGACATGTTCGACACCATGCGATCGGTCAATGGTGCGGGTCTGGCGGCCCCCCAGATTGGTGTCGATCTGCAGGTGGTGATTTTCGGCTCGGCCGACGCCAATCCCCGCTACCCCGATCGGCCTCTGGTGCCGCCGACGGTGCTTCTCAATCCGGTTATTACCCCAGTGGGTGCAGAGGAGGATGAGGATTGGGAGGGATGTCTGTCGGTGCCGGGATTGCGTGGCAAGGTGCCACGTTGGTCGCGTATTCGCTACATGGGGTTTGACCCCTATGGTGACCCGATCGACAGGACGGTAGACGGGTTTCACGCTCGCGTCGTGCAGCACGAATGCGACCACCTGATTGGCAAGCTGTATCCCATGCGGGTGCGCGATTTTGCGCAGTTTGGTTATACCGAGGTGCTTTTTCCGGGCATTGGTGCTGCAGAAGATGAATGA
- the pepN gene encoding aminopeptidase N, with the protein MLQMRDGQGPAPAIHRADYQAPAWWIDTVDLTFDLDPAKTRVLNKMRLRRNPDVAAQPLRLDGEELNLARVMVNGGGTSFKMDGNQLVLENLPEGTEPFDLEIFTTCAPAKNTQLMGLYVSQGTFFTQCEAEGFRRITYFLDRPDVMASYTVTLRADKMLYPVLLSNGNLVDSGALDDGRHFAKWVDPHKKPCYLFALVAGKLVAREQKIKSRSGTEHLLQVYVRPGDLGKTEHAMNSLMYSVAWDEARFGLPLDLERFMIVATSDFNMGAMENKGLNIFNTKYVLASESTATDTDFGNIESVVGHEYFHNWTGNRVTCRDWFQLSLKEGLTVFRDQEFSQDLAGSPSARAVKRIEDVRVLRTAQFPEDAGPMAHPVRPDSYIEINNFYTVTIYEKGAEVVRMMHTLVGREGFAKGMKLYFARHDGQAVTCDDFAQAIADANPTSDLARLLPQFKRWYSQAGTPRVQATGQYDAAARSYTLTLTQSCVPTPGQSAKEPFVIPVELGLLSASGDALPLQMAGESAAGAASRTVVLTEPTQTLTFVHVDAEPVPSLLRNFSAPVVLDIEYTDAQLLTLLAHDADAFNRWEAGQRLALRTAINAIADSAYQASANGVFDHNFLDADFIEAMRTVLRNPALDAAFKELVLTLPSETYIAEQLDVVDPQRIHAVREAMREQLALALQADWERAWEQNQDTGGYRPDPVSSGRRALSGLALHMLCIAARRTGDVVWPGKAYQRFKVAANMTDRFNALTALVASGSELAAPALARFHVLFKDEPLVIDKWFALQAGAPDRAGNVLPAVRQLMQHPDFSLKNPNRARSVVFSYCSANPGAFHRADAAGYVFWSDRVIELDAINPQVAARLARALDRWKKLAEPWRTAAREAIARVAARPDLSNDVREVVTRALAE; encoded by the coding sequence ATGTTGCAAATGCGTGACGGCCAGGGCCCAGCGCCCGCCATTCACCGCGCCGACTACCAGGCCCCGGCTTGGTGGATCGACACCGTCGACCTGACGTTCGACCTGGACCCCGCCAAGACCCGCGTGCTCAACAAGATGCGCCTGCGCCGCAACCCGGACGTGGCCGCGCAGCCGCTGCGCCTGGACGGCGAAGAGCTGAACTTGGCACGCGTCATGGTCAATGGCGGCGGCACCTCGTTCAAGATGGATGGCAACCAGCTGGTGTTGGAGAACCTGCCCGAAGGCACCGAGCCCTTCGATCTGGAAATCTTCACCACCTGCGCGCCGGCCAAGAACACGCAGCTCATGGGCCTGTATGTGAGCCAGGGCACGTTCTTCACGCAGTGCGAGGCCGAGGGCTTTCGGCGCATCACCTATTTCCTGGATCGCCCGGACGTGATGGCCAGCTACACCGTCACGCTGCGCGCCGACAAGATGCTGTACCCGGTGCTGCTCTCCAACGGCAACCTGGTGGACAGCGGTGCGCTGGACGATGGTCGTCACTTTGCCAAATGGGTCGATCCGCACAAAAAGCCCTGCTACCTGTTCGCCCTGGTGGCGGGCAAGCTGGTGGCGCGCGAGCAGAAGATCAAGAGCCGCTCGGGCACCGAGCACCTGCTGCAGGTGTATGTGCGCCCCGGCGACCTGGGCAAGACCGAGCACGCCATGAACTCGCTGATGTACAGCGTGGCCTGGGACGAAGCCCGCTTCGGCCTGCCGCTGGACCTGGAGCGCTTCATGATCGTCGCCACCAGCGACTTCAACATGGGCGCCATGGAGAACAAGGGCCTGAACATCTTCAACACCAAGTACGTTCTGGCCAGCGAGTCCACCGCCACCGACACCGACTTCGGCAACATCGAAAGCGTGGTCGGCCACGAATACTTCCACAACTGGACCGGCAACCGCGTCACCTGCCGCGACTGGTTCCAGCTCTCGCTGAAGGAAGGCCTCACGGTCTTTCGCGACCAGGAGTTCAGCCAGGATCTGGCCGGCAGCCCGTCGGCCCGCGCCGTCAAGCGCATTGAAGATGTGCGTGTGCTGCGCACCGCCCAGTTCCCCGAAGACGCCGGCCCCATGGCCCACCCGGTGCGGCCCGACAGCTACATCGAGATCAACAATTTCTACACCGTCACCATCTACGAAAAGGGTGCCGAGGTGGTGCGCATGATGCACACCCTGGTGGGCCGCGAAGGCTTTGCCAAGGGCATGAAGCTGTATTTCGCGCGCCACGACGGCCAGGCCGTGACCTGCGACGACTTCGCCCAGGCGATTGCCGACGCCAACCCCACCAGCGACCTCGCGCGCCTGCTGCCCCAGTTCAAGCGCTGGTACAGCCAGGCCGGCACGCCCCGCGTGCAGGCCACGGGCCAGTACGACGCTGCTGCCCGCAGCTACACGCTCACGCTCACGCAAAGCTGCGTCCCTACGCCCGGCCAGAGCGCCAAGGAGCCGTTCGTCATTCCGGTGGAGCTGGGCCTGCTCAGTGCCAGCGGCGATGCCCTGCCCTTGCAGATGGCGGGCGAAAGCGCCGCAGGCGCCGCATCGCGCACCGTGGTGCTCACCGAGCCCACGCAAACGCTCACCTTCGTGCATGTGGATGCCGAGCCGGTGCCCTCGCTGCTGCGCAACTTCAGCGCCCCCGTGGTGCTGGACATCGAGTACACCGATGCCCAGTTACTCACGCTGCTGGCGCACGATGCAGACGCCTTCAACCGCTGGGAAGCAGGCCAGCGCCTGGCGCTGCGTACCGCTATCAATGCAATAGCTGATAGCGCTTACCAAGCAAGCGCTAATGGCGTTTTTGACCATAACTTTCTTGATGCCGACTTCATCGAGGCCATGCGCACCGTGCTGCGCAACCCGGCGCTGGACGCGGCCTTCAAGGAGCTGGTGCTCACCCTGCCGTCTGAAACCTACATCGCCGAGCAACTCGATGTGGTGGACCCGCAGCGCATCCATGCGGTGCGCGAAGCCATGCGCGAGCAGCTGGCGCTGGCCCTGCAGGCCGACTGGGAACGGGCCTGGGAGCAAAACCAGGACACCGGTGGCTACCGCCCCGACCCGGTCTCGTCGGGCCGTCGCGCCCTGAGCGGCCTGGCGCTGCACATGCTATGTATCGCCGCCCGGCGCACCGGCGATGTGGTCTGGCCCGGCAAGGCCTACCAGCGCTTCAAGGTGGCGGCCAACATGACCGACCGCTTCAACGCCCTCACCGCCCTGGTGGCAAGCGGCAGCGAACTGGCAGCCCCTGCGCTTGCGCGCTTTCATGTGCTGTTCAAGGACGAGCCGCTGGTCATCGACAAATGGTTTGCCCTGCAGGCGGGCGCGCCCGACCGCGCCGGCAACGTGCTGCCCGCCGTGCGCCAGCTCATGCAGCACCCGGACTTCAGCCTGAAGAACCCCAACCGCGCGCGCAGCGTGGTCTTCAGTTACTGCAGTGCCAACCCCGGCGCCTTTCACCGTGCGGACGCGGCGGGCTACGTGTTCTGGAGCGATCGTGTGATCGAGCTCGATGCCATCAACCCGCAGGTCGCCGCACGCCTTGCGCGCGCGCTAGACCGCTGGAAGAAGCTGGCCGAACCCTGGCGCACCGCCGCGCGCGAAGCCATCGCCCGCGTGGCCGCACGCCCTGACCTGAGCAACGACGTGCGCGAGGTTGTCACCCGCGCACTGGCCGAATAA
- a CDS encoding class 1 fructose-bisphosphatase: MANKVSLTRYLVEQQRVDGLIPGQLRLLLEVVARACKSISHAVNKGALGGVLGSAGSENVQGEVQKKLDIIANEVLIEANEWGGHLAGMASEEMDGIYVVPNRYPKGEYLLLFDPLDGSSNIDVNVSIGTIFSVLKMPEDDRGVDEGDFLQPGNQQVAAGYCVYGPQTTLVLTVGDGVALFTLDREQGSFVLTQENVRIPEDTKEFAINMSNMRHWDEPVKRYIDECLQGKEGPRGKDFNMRWIASMVADVHRIMTRGGIFMYPWDKREPNKPGKLRLMYEANPMGWLIEQAGGAATNGKQRILDIQPTQLHERVSVILGSKNEVERVTSYHSKL, translated from the coding sequence ATGGCAAACAAAGTCAGCCTGACCCGCTACCTGGTCGAACAGCAGCGCGTGGACGGCCTCATCCCCGGCCAACTGCGCCTGCTGCTCGAAGTGGTGGCGCGTGCCTGCAAGAGCATCAGCCACGCCGTCAACAAAGGCGCCCTCGGTGGCGTGCTCGGCAGTGCCGGCAGTGAGAACGTGCAGGGCGAAGTCCAGAAAAAGCTCGACATCATCGCCAACGAGGTGCTGATCGAGGCCAACGAATGGGGCGGCCATCTGGCCGGCATGGCCAGCGAGGAGATGGACGGCATCTACGTCGTACCCAACCGCTACCCCAAAGGCGAATACCTGCTGCTGTTCGATCCCCTCGATGGCTCCAGCAACATCGACGTCAACGTGAGCATCGGCACCATCTTCAGCGTGCTCAAGATGCCCGAAGACGACCGCGGTGTGGACGAAGGCGACTTCCTGCAACCTGGCAACCAGCAGGTGGCTGCAGGTTATTGTGTTTATGGACCACAGACCACGCTGGTGCTCACGGTGGGCGACGGCGTGGCCCTGTTCACGCTCGACCGCGAACAGGGCTCGTTCGTGCTGACGCAAGAAAATGTGCGTATTCCTGAAGACACCAAGGAATTCGCCATCAACATGAGCAACATGCGCCACTGGGACGAACCGGTCAAGCGCTACATCGACGAATGTTTGCAGGGAAAGGAAGGCCCGCGCGGCAAGGACTTCAACATGCGCTGGATTGCCAGCATGGTGGCCGACGTGCACCGCATCATGACCCGCGGCGGCATCTTCATGTACCCCTGGGACAAGCGCGAACCCAACAAGCCCGGCAAGCTGCGCCTGATGTACGAAGCCAACCCCATGGGCTGGCTCATCGAACAGGCAGGCGGCGCCGCCACCAACGGCAAACAACGCATCCTCGACATCCAGCCCACCCAGTTGCATGAACGCGTCAGCGTGATTCTGGGTTCAAAAAATGAGGTGGAGCGGGTGACAAGCTATCATTCCAAGCTATAA
- a CDS encoding IS4 family transposase, which produces MARLALEQALPAHWIDEVFETHRQRQYPRELLFSTVVELMTLVSLGLRPSLHAAARKLDERLPVSLAALYDKVNRCEPAVLRALVQGSAQRLAPLAACLPEQASLPGWQLRVLDGNHLPASDKRLAVLRGFRGAARPGHTLVVYDPDSALMCDIVACEDAHQSERVAAAALIESALAQQAWIADRHFCTEALLRGLSERQACFIVREHARHPRLAERGPWGQCTDIETGRVREQSIKLKNHAGQEQPWRRIEIELSSPTESGDTHIALWSNLPEEIEAATIARLYRKRWRIEGMFQRLESVLHSEIKSLGHPRAALLDFAAAVLAYNVLALLKRVIEKAHEATHPELDVSTFHLTVEINSGYEAMALALPPEHLPQVGDVQPCQLMERLLLLAARLKPRQLTTSKRAPKPQVPKGFVDGSLARSHVATARVIQAGRATP; this is translated from the coding sequence ATGGCACGCCTGGCCCTGGAGCAGGCACTGCCAGCGCACTGGATCGATGAAGTGTTCGAGACGCACCGCCAGCGCCAGTACCCGCGCGAGTTGTTGTTCTCCACGGTGGTGGAGCTGATGACGCTGGTATCCCTGGGCCTTCGGCCCTCGCTGCACGCGGCAGCGCGCAAGCTCGATGAACGACTGCCGGTGTCACTGGCGGCGCTGTACGACAAAGTCAATCGCTGCGAGCCCGCAGTGCTGCGCGCGCTGGTGCAGGGCAGCGCGCAGCGGCTTGCGCCGTTGGCCGCGTGCCTGCCCGAGCAGGCCAGCTTGCCCGGCTGGCAACTGCGCGTGCTGGACGGCAACCACTTGCCCGCCAGCGACAAGAGACTGGCCGTGCTGCGCGGCTTTCGCGGCGCGGCTCGCCCGGGCCACACCCTGGTGGTCTACGACCCCGACAGTGCGTTGATGTGCGACATCGTGGCGTGTGAGGATGCGCACCAGAGCGAACGCGTGGCAGCGGCCGCGCTGATCGAGTCCGCCCTGGCGCAGCAGGCATGGATTGCAGACCGGCACTTTTGTACCGAAGCGCTGCTGCGCGGCCTGAGCGAGCGCCAGGCCTGCTTCATCGTGCGCGAGCATGCGCGCCATCCCCGTCTGGCTGAGCGTGGCCCATGGGGCCAATGCACCGACATCGAGACAGGGCGCGTGCGTGAGCAAAGCATCAAGCTCAAGAACCACGCGGGTCAGGAACAGCCCTGGCGGCGCATCGAGATTGAACTGTCATCACCTACAGAGTCGGGCGACACGCACATCGCCCTGTGGAGCAATCTGCCCGAGGAGATCGAGGCAGCCACCATTGCGCGCCTGTATCGCAAGCGCTGGCGCATCGAAGGCATGTTCCAGCGGCTGGAGTCGGTGCTGCACAGCGAGATCAAGAGTCTGGGTCATCCACGCGCGGCGCTGCTGGATTTTGCCGCAGCGGTGCTCGCCTACAACGTGCTGGCCCTGCTCAAGCGGGTGATTGAGAAAGCGCACGAGGCCACGCATCCCGAACTGGATGTGTCCACCTTTCACCTGACGGTGGAGATCAACAGTGGTTATGAAGCAATGGCTTTGGCCTTGCCGCCCGAGCATTTGCCACAAGTGGGCGACGTGCAGCCATGCCAGCTCATGGAGCGCTTGTTGCTGCTGGCCGCTCGCCTCAAGCCCAGACAGCTGACAACCAGCAAGCGGGCACCCAAACCACAGGTTCCAAAAGGGTTTGTGGACGGCAGCCTCGCTCGTTCGCATGTGGCAACCGCCCGGGTTATCCAGGCTGGGAGGGCAACACCTTGA
- a CDS encoding YbaN family protein, which translates to MASPFDDHLDTQMPKELPLPLRWLLKVFAAMCLILGVAGMFVPGLPTTVFILMAAWAAARSSPAMFRWLWHHRLFGPMLRNWANGGCVSRRSKWTATLMMALSSVILMFTDAPRWAVMLACICMACVLAWLWRKREPAQ; encoded by the coding sequence ATGGCTTCGCCCTTCGACGATCATCTCGACACCCAAATGCCCAAAGAGCTACCGCTACCCTTGCGCTGGCTGCTGAAGGTTTTTGCAGCGATGTGCCTGATTCTGGGCGTTGCAGGTATGTTTGTGCCCGGGCTGCCAACCACCGTTTTCATCCTGATGGCGGCATGGGCTGCAGCCCGCAGTTCGCCCGCGATGTTTCGATGGCTTTGGCACCACCGCCTGTTCGGCCCCATGCTGCGTAACTGGGCCAATGGCGGCTGCGTAAGCCGCCGGTCCAAGTGGACTGCCACCCTGATGATGGCCCTAAGCAGTGTCATTCTGATGTTTACAGACGCACCGCGCTGGGCTGTGATGCTTGCGTGCATCTGCATGGCGTGCGTGTTGGCGTGGCTGTGGCGCAAGCGGGAGCCAGCACAGTAG
- a CDS encoding formimidoylglutamate deiminase: MALDASHSLFAADALLPTGWARNVLVHWDGAGRIGAVTADTTAPQGTPVAAGPLLPGMPNLHSHAFQRAFAGLTEYRGESQDSFWSWRNLMYRFAARITPESLEAIATWLYVEMLEAGYTSVCEFHYVHHDRDGRPYADDATLSLALLRAARNAGMGITLLPVLYQTSGFGAKPPRADQARFIRSTDNMLSLLERLAPAAQAQGAVLGLAPHSLRAVPPDSLAAAVQGLTALNPQAPIHIHIAEQTQEVDDCVAWSGQRPVQWLLDHAPVDARWCLVHATHMTPDEYAAAARTGAVAGICPTTEANLGDGIFDMPLWLQHGGRWGVGSDSHACVNAAEELQMLEYSQRLSRRQRNVLASAAQPEVATAMSLQAVSGGAQAAGRAVGGLAVDQQADMVVLDAQHVALRDLPVHSMLSAHVFGSHRTSALDSLWAGGVCRVSKGRHALHEAAAQAFVAARSATIARD; encoded by the coding sequence ATGGCGCTTGACGCTTCACACAGCCTTTTTGCGGCCGATGCGCTGCTGCCCACCGGCTGGGCGCGCAATGTGCTGGTGCATTGGGATGGGGCGGGGCGCATTGGTGCGGTCACTGCGGACACCACCGCGCCACAGGGCACGCCGGTGGCAGCCGGGCCTCTGCTACCCGGCATGCCCAACCTGCATTCGCATGCGTTCCAGCGCGCGTTTGCCGGACTCACTGAATACCGGGGAGAAAGCCAGGACAGCTTTTGGAGCTGGCGCAATCTGATGTACCGCTTTGCCGCGCGCATCACGCCCGAGTCGCTGGAGGCCATTGCCACCTGGCTGTACGTGGAGATGCTGGAGGCGGGCTACACCTCGGTGTGCGAGTTTCACTACGTGCACCACGACCGCGATGGCAGGCCCTATGCCGACGACGCCACGCTGTCTCTGGCCCTGCTGCGCGCCGCGCGCAACGCGGGCATGGGCATCACACTGCTGCCGGTGCTGTACCAGACCAGCGGCTTTGGCGCCAAGCCGCCGCGTGCTGACCAGGCGCGCTTCATCCGCAGCACGGACAACATGCTCTCTTTATTGGAGCGCCTTGCGCCCGCTGCACAAGCGCAAGGGGCCGTTTTGGGTCTGGCGCCGCACTCGCTGCGGGCTGTGCCGCCCGACAGCCTGGCCGCTGCCGTGCAGGGCCTTACCGCCTTGAACCCGCAGGCTCCCATCCACATCCACATTGCCGAGCAGACGCAGGAGGTGGATGACTGTGTGGCCTGGAGCGGCCAGCGCCCCGTGCAATGGCTGCTCGACCATGCACCCGTGGACGCCCGTTGGTGCCTGGTGCACGCCACGCACATGACGCCGGATGAATACGCCGCTGCCGCACGCACGGGCGCCGTGGCAGGCATCTGTCCCACGACAGAAGCGAATCTGGGCGATGGCATTTTTGACATGCCGCTGTGGCTGCAACATGGCGGCCGCTGGGGCGTGGGCTCGGACAGCCATGCCTGCGTGAACGCGGCCGAAGAGTTGCAGATGCTGGAGTACAGCCAGCGCCTGTCGCGGCGTCAGCGCAACGTGCTGGCCAGTGCGGCGCAGCCCGAGGTCGCCACGGCCATGAGCTTGCAGGCCGTGTCGGGTGGCGCGCAGGCCGCCGGGCGCGCTGTTGGTGGCCTGGCCGTGGACCAGCAGGCTGACATGGTGGTGCTGGACGCGCAGCATGTGGCGCTGCGTGATCTGCCTGTGCACAGCATGCTGTCGGCCCATGTGTTTGGCAGCCACCGCACTTCAGCCCTTGATAGCCTGTGGGCAGGTGGCGTGTGCCGTGTGTCCAAAGGCCGCCATGCGCTGCACGAGGCCGCCGCGCAGGCCTTTGTGGCCGCGCGCTCTGCCACCATTGCACGCGACTGA
- the prfB gene encoding peptide chain release factor 2 (programmed frameshift), producing MDAERINLIGNTLNDLAVRTQELRRYLDFDAKFERLRTVNASLEDPSVWNDPKKAQELGKEKKSLDGVVLTLDKLTRELADNSELYDMSKEEGDEAGLMTIEAETAKLKPEIEQLEFRRMFRMEADPLNCFVDIQAGAGGTEACDWASMLLRQYLKYAERKGFKATVEEETPGDVAGLKSATIKIEGEYAYGLLRTETGVHRLVRKSPFDSSGGRHTSFASLFVYPEIDDSIEININPADVRTDTYRASGAGGQHINKTDSAVRLTHMPTGIVVQCQDGRSQHGNRDIAWQRLRSKLYDFEMRKRQEEAQKLEDTKTDVGWGHQIRSYVLDNSRIKDLRTNVEISATQKVLDGDLDAFIEASLKQGV from the exons ATGGACGCAGAACGTATCAACCTCATTGGCAACACCCTCAACGACCTGGCCGTGCGAACGCAAGAGTTACGGAGGTATCTT GACTTCGATGCCAAATTTGAACGCCTGCGCACGGTAAACGCATCGCTCGAAGACCCTTCGGTCTGGAACGATCCCAAGAAAGCCCAGGAGCTGGGCAAGGAAAAGAAATCCCTGGACGGCGTGGTACTCACGCTCGACAAACTCACGCGTGAGCTGGCCGACAACAGCGAGCTCTACGACATGAGCAAGGAAGAAGGCGACGAAGCGGGCTTGATGACCATCGAAGCCGAAACCGCCAAGCTCAAACCCGAGATCGAACAGCTCGAGTTCCGGCGCATGTTCCGCATGGAAGCCGATCCGCTCAACTGCTTTGTCGACATCCAGGCCGGCGCCGGCGGCACCGAGGCCTGCGACTGGGCCAGCATGCTGCTGCGCCAGTACCTCAAGTACGCCGAGCGCAAGGGCTTCAAGGCCACGGTCGAAGAAGAAACCCCAGGCGACGTGGCCGGACTCAAGAGCGCCACGATCAAGATCGAGGGCGAATACGCCTATGGCCTGTTGCGCACGGAAACCGGCGTGCACCGCCTGGTACGCAAGAGTCCGTTCGACAGCTCGGGCGGACGCCACACCTCATTTGCTTCGCTGTTCGTCTACCCTGAAATCGATGACTCCATCGAGATCAACATCAACCCGGCTGACGTGCGCACCGATACCTACCGCGCGTCCGGCGCGGGCGGCCAGCACATCAACAAGACCGATTCGGCCGTGCGCCTGACGCACATGCCCACGGGCATCGTGGTGCAGTGCCAGGATGGCCGCAGCCAGCACGGCAACCGCGACATTGCCTGGCAGCGCCTGCGCTCCAAGCTCTACGATTTCGAGATGCGCAAGCGCCAGGAAGAGGCGCAGAAGCTGGAAGACACCAAAACCGATGTCGGCTGGGGCCACCAGATTCGCAGCTATGTGCTGGACAACAGCCGTATCAAGGACCTGCGCACCAACGTCGAAATCTCTGCCACCCAGAAGGTGCTGGACGGCGACCTCGACGCATTCATCGAAGCCTCCCTCAAGCAGGGCGTTTAA
- a CDS encoding alpha/beta fold hydrolase, which yields MYPALRTSRSHFIPLRTLRYHLHLWGEARPGSTPLVLVHGWMDVGASYQFVVDAFSEAFAAGRQIIAPDWRGFGQSRLPSPCDHYVFADYLADLDQLLDQMVGEQPVDLVGHSMGGNVAMLYAGVRPARIRRLVNLEGFGLPATRPSQAPARYAQWLDEMKQLPQGGMALKAYDSAASVAQRLMKTNPRLSQDKADWLARHWAAPKAGGQWEILGDPAHKVTSAQLFRLDEVLALYEAISAPTLAVEAGDDSLGRWSKGQYSLDEYHQRLTHVRNCRIAVVPDAGHMLHHDQPEAVAALIEQFVGDI from the coding sequence ATGTACCCAGCACTCCGCACCAGCCGCAGCCACTTCATCCCCCTGCGCACGCTGCGCTACCACCTGCATCTGTGGGGCGAGGCCCGGCCCGGCAGCACCCCGCTGGTGCTGGTGCATGGCTGGATGGATGTGGGCGCGTCCTACCAGTTCGTCGTGGATGCGTTCTCCGAGGCCTTTGCGGCGGGGCGCCAGATCATTGCGCCCGACTGGCGCGGCTTTGGCCAAAGCCGCCTGCCCTCGCCCTGCGATCACTATGTGTTTGCCGACTACCTGGCCGACCTCGACCAGCTACTGGACCAGATGGTGGGCGAGCAGCCCGTCGATCTGGTGGGGCACAGCATGGGCGGCAACGTGGCCATGCTGTATGCGGGCGTGCGGCCCGCGCGCATTCGGCGCCTGGTCAACCTCGAAGGCTTCGGCCTGCCCGCCACCCGGCCCAGCCAGGCGCCGGCGCGCTATGCGCAGTGGCTGGACGAGATGAAGCAGCTGCCGCAGGGCGGGATGGCGCTCAAGGCCTATGACAGCGCGGCCAGCGTGGCCCAGCGCCTCATGAAGACCAACCCGCGCCTGTCGCAGGACAAGGCCGACTGGCTGGCCCGGCACTGGGCCGCGCCCAAGGCCGGCGGGCAGTGGGAAATCCTGGGCGACCCGGCGCACAAGGTCACCAGCGCGCAGTTGTTTCGCCTGGACGAAGTGCTGGCGCTTTACGAAGCCATCAGCGCGCCCACGCTGGCCGTAGAGGCTGGCGACGACAGCCTGGGCCGGTGGTCGAAGGGCCAATACAGCCTGGACGAATACCACCAGCGCCTGACCCATGTACGCAACTGCCGCATTGCGGTGGTGCCCGACGCCGGCCACATGCTGCACCACGACCAGCCCGAAGCCGTGGCGGCACTGATCGAGCAGTTTGTGGGTGATATATAA